A single genomic interval of Nostoc commune NIES-4072 harbors:
- a CDS encoding FAD-dependent oxidoreductase, with translation MAKPAILTVDDDPEVLQAVSRDLRHQYGDRFRIVRADSGISALDVVQQLKLHNEAVALFLVDQRMPQMGGVEFLEQAKGIFPDAKRALLTAYADTDAAIKSINSAKLDYYLLKPWNPPEERLYPVLDDLLDDWLAGFRPPFEGIRVIGNRWSPFSHQVKDFLARNQIPYNWLDIELEPEAAKLVEYAQADGRQQLPLVLFPDGSRLIQPSNLEIAAKIGLQTQAERPFYDLAIVGGGPAGLAAAVYGASEGLSTVLIEREAPGGQAGTSSRIENYLGFPVGLSGSDLARRGVTQARRFGVEILTPQVVTGVKLQDPYRVLQLADGSEISCHALLVATGVSYRWLNVPGAKKLTGAGIYYGAAMTEAITCTNEEVYLVGGANSAGQAAMHFSKYASKVIMLVRGESLSSSMSQYLIDQIAATANIKVCTGCNVVEVKGDEHLEEIVIAHAKTGQTETVPARSLFIFIGASPKTDWLDGVIRRDTQGFIITGPDLMHNGKSPPGWPLERSPFLLESNVPGIFAAGDVRFGSIKRVASGVGEGSIAIQFVHRYLSNV, from the coding sequence ATGGCGAAACCTGCAATTTTAACCGTCGATGATGATCCAGAAGTGTTACAAGCGGTGTCAAGAGACTTGCGGCATCAGTATGGCGATCGCTTCCGCATTGTCCGGGCAGATTCCGGTATTTCCGCTCTGGACGTGGTGCAGCAACTAAAATTGCACAATGAAGCAGTTGCTCTATTTTTGGTTGATCAAAGAATGCCCCAAATGGGAGGTGTAGAGTTCCTTGAACAGGCGAAAGGTATCTTTCCTGATGCGAAACGTGCTTTGCTAACAGCTTATGCAGATACGGATGCAGCCATTAAATCAATTAATAGTGCCAAACTTGATTACTACTTACTTAAGCCCTGGAATCCCCCAGAAGAGCGACTATATCCGGTTTTGGATGATTTGCTAGATGACTGGCTGGCTGGATTTCGCCCACCCTTTGAAGGTATTCGAGTCATTGGTAATCGCTGGTCACCTTTTTCCCATCAGGTGAAAGACTTCCTAGCGCGTAACCAGATTCCATACAACTGGTTAGATATTGAACTAGAGCCAGAAGCAGCAAAATTAGTAGAATACGCACAAGCTGATGGCAGACAACAATTGCCCCTGGTACTGTTTCCCGATGGTTCCCGATTAATCCAACCATCTAATTTAGAGATTGCTGCCAAAATTGGATTGCAAACCCAGGCAGAGCGACCCTTCTATGATTTGGCGATCGTGGGTGGTGGGCCTGCCGGACTAGCCGCCGCCGTCTATGGCGCTTCGGAGGGATTGAGTACAGTCTTAATTGAGCGTGAGGCTCCGGGCGGACAAGCAGGCACGAGTTCACGCATTGAGAATTATTTAGGGTTTCCTGTTGGCTTGAGCGGCAGCGATTTGGCCAGGCGGGGAGTCACCCAGGCGCGGCGATTTGGGGTAGAAATTCTCACTCCTCAAGTAGTCACCGGAGTTAAGCTGCAAGATCCTTATCGGGTTCTGCAATTAGCGGACGGCAGCGAGATTAGTTGCCATGCACTTTTAGTTGCAACGGGTGTTTCCTACCGTTGGCTAAATGTCCCAGGAGCCAAGAAGCTTACAGGGGCAGGAATTTATTACGGTGCTGCCATGACTGAAGCGATCACCTGTACCAATGAAGAGGTTTACTTGGTAGGTGGGGCTAATTCTGCCGGACAGGCAGCAATGCACTTTTCTAAGTATGCCAGCAAAGTAATCATGCTGGTACGGGGAGAATCACTATCATCGAGTATGTCGCAATATTTGATTGACCAAATTGCAGCTACTGCAAATATCAAAGTTTGCACGGGTTGCAATGTTGTGGAAGTGAAGGGAGATGAACATCTAGAAGAAATAGTGATTGCCCATGCCAAAACTGGACAAACTGAAACAGTGCCAGCGCGATCGCTTTTTATCTTCATCGGTGCTAGTCCCAAAACTGATTGGCTTGATGGGGTTATTCGGCGCGATACTCAGGGGTTTATCATCACAGGCCCCGACTTGATGCATAATGGCAAATCTCCTCCAGGTTGGCCTTTGGAACGTTCTCCTTTCTTACTAGAATCTAACGTTCCTGGAATTTTTGCAGCCGGAGATGTGCGCTTTGGGTCAATTAAGCGGGTGGCATCCGGTGTGGGTGAGGGTTCGATTGCTATTCAATTCGTTCACCGCTATCTGAGCAATGTTTAG
- a CDS encoding ATP-binding protein, which translates to MLCVEELINLDPFQQLSKEQLEWVCDRAQTVELPASEVLAHEGDPGRGLFILVKGKMNLTRRSQGVEIPIGQHEAPSFFGEIPVLTDEPVPVTIRALTDCNLYEIKAEDFRKLLHECRDFERMVFRIMERRMRGLESFIRGREKMAALGTLTAGLAHELNNPASALVRTLGEMPAAILELQRMNLVYGQRNVEEAHTQNWLRVRDQGYDAILNNRLDPVTLSDRETVLLEWLEDYGVKQAWKLAEPLAEGGVEVETLDKMMERWRNDETELREMGLHWLSLSFEVMSMIKHGLRGAERISELVQAMKSYSYLDQGVQQEVNVHQGLEDTLRLFVHKLKCGIQVQRNYDQHLPKILAYGSELNQVWTNLIDNAIDAMDGKGLLEITTHHCDRFAHIDIIDSGSGIPPEIQTRIFEPFFTTKSVGRGSGLGLETVRRIVENRHHGTLSFESQPGRTCFTIRLPSF; encoded by the coding sequence ATGTTGTGTGTTGAGGAATTAATCAACTTAGACCCGTTTCAACAGCTTTCTAAAGAACAATTAGAGTGGGTTTGCGATCGCGCTCAAACAGTTGAACTCCCTGCTTCAGAAGTGTTGGCGCATGAGGGAGACCCTGGACGCGGTTTATTTATCTTAGTCAAAGGTAAAATGAATCTTACCCGCCGCAGTCAAGGAGTTGAAATTCCCATCGGGCAACATGAAGCCCCATCATTTTTTGGGGAAATTCCAGTCCTCACAGATGAACCTGTACCTGTGACAATCCGGGCATTGACAGATTGCAACCTTTATGAGATTAAGGCAGAAGATTTTCGTAAACTGTTGCATGAATGTCGTGATTTTGAGCGGATGGTCTTTCGCATTATGGAACGTCGTATGCGGGGGCTAGAGTCCTTTATTCGTGGGCGCGAAAAGATGGCAGCTTTAGGGACACTTACCGCCGGTTTGGCTCATGAACTTAACAACCCAGCTTCAGCACTGGTTCGGACTTTAGGGGAAATGCCAGCCGCTATCCTAGAGCTACAACGAATGAATTTAGTTTATGGGCAACGCAATGTTGAAGAAGCGCATACTCAAAACTGGTTGAGAGTCCGGGATCAGGGCTATGATGCGATTTTAAATAATCGTCTAGATCCGGTGACATTAAGCGATCGCGAAACGGTGTTGCTGGAATGGTTAGAAGATTATGGCGTGAAGCAAGCATGGAAATTAGCCGAACCTTTAGCAGAAGGTGGTGTTGAGGTCGAAACCTTAGATAAGATGATGGAACGTTGGCGCAACGACGAGACTGAATTGCGAGAAATGGGATTGCACTGGCTATCGCTCTCATTTGAAGTCATGTCAATGATTAAACATGGTTTGCGAGGAGCCGAGAGGATTTCTGAACTTGTGCAAGCGATGAAGTCATATTCTTACCTCGATCAAGGCGTTCAGCAAGAAGTGAACGTGCATCAAGGTTTAGAAGATACATTGCGATTGTTTGTTCATAAACTCAAATGCGGCATCCAAGTGCAACGCAATTACGACCAACATCTTCCTAAAATCCTTGCTTATGGTAGCGAACTCAATCAGGTGTGGACGAACTTAATTGACAACGCCATTGATGCAATGGATGGTAAGGGATTGCTGGAAATTACAACACACCATTGCGATCGCTTTGCCCATATTGACATCATCGATTCTGGTAGTGGAATTCCACCTGAAATTCAAACCCGCATTTTTGAACCTTTCTTTACCACTAAATCAGTGGGGCGTGGTTCAGGACTCGGTTTGGAAACCGTTCGCCGGATTGTAGAAAATCGCCATCATGGTACGCTCTCATTTGAGTCGCAGCCAGGTAGAACTTGTTTCACCATCCGCTTGCCTTCTTTCTAA
- a CDS encoding FGGY-family carbohydrate kinase: protein MGGSQFGCSLRCYSTAKRTSGVIFAPCDRAIPDPEGRVHLFCHVDGGYHLLGVTLAAGGSLRWYRDTFAPRISYTELMDMAERSQPGARGVLFLPHLAGERSPHLDPDTRGALVNLSLAHTPADITRAVLEGVAFSLRSALEVISAIAPLDQLLATGGGARSHIWLQILADILQTKLIAPKAEEGAAYGAAILAMVGIGVYPNLETALKILPQDNNVVQPQANSLYEAGFKRYKLLYDTLKAVR from the coding sequence TTGGGTGGAAGCCAGTTTGGATGCTCTCTTCGATGTTACTCAACAGCTAAACGGACATCGGGAGTAATCTTTGCACCGTGCGATCGCGCAATTCCCGATCCCGAAGGTCGGGTACATTTATTCTGCCATGTGGATGGTGGTTATCATCTGCTGGGAGTGACGCTAGCAGCAGGTGGTTCTCTGCGTTGGTATCGAGATACATTTGCACCGCGTATATCTTACACCGAACTGATGGATATGGCAGAGCGATCGCAGCCTGGTGCGCGTGGTGTTCTATTTTTACCGCACCTCGCAGGAGAGCGCAGTCCCCACCTCGATCCAGATACTCGCGGTGCTTTGGTGAATTTGTCATTAGCTCATACACCAGCAGATATAACTCGTGCTGTACTGGAGGGAGTTGCATTTAGCTTGCGGTCAGCGTTGGAGGTAATTAGTGCGATCGCTCCCCTCGATCAACTCTTAGCAACCGGTGGAGGCGCACGTTCTCACATCTGGTTACAAATTTTGGCAGATATTTTGCAAACCAAACTCATAGCTCCCAAAGCCGAAGAAGGAGCTGCTTACGGAGCAGCTATTTTAGCAATGGTGGGGATTGGTGTTTACCCCAATTTAGAAACTGCACTCAAGATATTACCGCAAGATAATAATGTAGTACAGCCACAGGCAAATTCTTTGTATGAAGCAGGTTTTAAGCGTTACAAACTACTTTACGATACTTTGAAAGCTGTTCGTTGA
- a CDS encoding FGGY family carbohydrate kinase, producing the protein MTDIVIGLDLGTGGVRAIAVNLQGQVIAQSTRSYPLLTPQPGWTEQNSSDWVEASLDALFDVTQQLNGHRE; encoded by the coding sequence TTGACTGACATCGTAATAGGCTTAGACTTGGGTACAGGAGGAGTAAGAGCGATCGCAGTTAATCTGCAAGGGCAAGTTATCGCTCAGTCAACCAGAAGCTATCCCCTGTTAACTCCACAACCCGGTTGGACGGAACAGAACTCATCGGATTGGGTGGAAGCCAGTTTGGATGCTCTCTTCGATGTTACTCAACAGCTAAACGGACATCGGGAGTAA
- a CDS encoding mannitol dehydrogenase family protein has protein sequence MNSNISTDSAIKLNETSLSHLGNNIRVPNYDRHQITNGIVHIGVGGFHRAHQALYLDNYFHQNPGSEWGICGVGLLEFDKRMRDALNSQDCLYTLVERSPEGDRARVIGAITEYLFAPDNRQAVIDTLADPKCRIVTLTITEGGYYYIEGSGEFDANHPTIQYDLQHPDEPIGVYGFLTAALNRRRQQGIAPFTVLSCDNLQGNGNIARKMLTAFAQMQNPELGHWVAEQVAFPNCMVDRITPATTPADIKMVAEQFNIDDAFPVVTEPFLQWVVEDNFSAGRPNWESVGVQMTSDVHPYEMMKIRLLNASHLLIGYLGSLAGYTYVHEVMADPLIRQAVDHLMAEVTPTLQPVPGIDLDNYKKTLIERFANPKIRDQLPRLCLNSSAKMPKFVLGSVRDALQQGAAIEYMSLTVAAWFRYLNGNDDQGNTIPIDDPIAGTLTQLAHLNGSDAKPLLNLTEIFGDLSQSSHFVESVTNHLHRLYEFGAKETLVLNHTKSDR, from the coding sequence ATGAACAGCAATATCAGCACAGACTCAGCAATCAAGCTGAATGAAACATCTCTGTCTCATTTAGGAAATAACATTCGCGTACCCAATTACGATCGCCACCAAATTACTAACGGTATTGTCCATATCGGTGTGGGTGGGTTCCATCGCGCACATCAAGCGTTATACCTGGATAATTACTTTCATCAAAATCCCGGTAGTGAATGGGGAATCTGCGGGGTTGGGCTACTGGAATTCGACAAACGAATGCGGGATGCACTGAATTCACAAGATTGTTTGTATACCTTAGTTGAAAGATCCCCAGAAGGCGATCGCGCCCGTGTGATTGGAGCAATTACAGAATATCTGTTTGCCCCAGATAATCGCCAAGCAGTAATTGACACCTTAGCAGATCCCAAATGCCGCATTGTTACCCTTACAATTACCGAAGGCGGCTACTACTACATTGAAGGTAGCGGTGAATTCGATGCCAATCACCCGACAATCCAGTACGATTTGCAGCATCCTGATGAGCCAATTGGAGTATATGGCTTTTTGACAGCAGCCCTTAATCGCCGCCGTCAACAAGGAATCGCACCGTTTACTGTATTGTCCTGCGACAATCTGCAAGGTAACGGCAATATTGCCCGCAAAATGTTAACCGCATTTGCCCAAATGCAAAACCCAGAATTGGGGCATTGGGTTGCTGAACAGGTGGCCTTTCCCAACTGCATGGTCGATCGCATTACCCCCGCCACCACACCAGCAGATATCAAAATGGTGGCGGAACAGTTTAACATTGATGATGCCTTTCCAGTTGTTACCGAACCCTTCCTTCAGTGGGTAGTCGAAGACAATTTCAGCGCAGGTAGACCTAATTGGGAATCAGTTGGCGTTCAAATGACCAGTGATGTTCATCCCTACGAGATGATGAAAATCCGGTTGCTCAACGCCAGTCACTTGTTGATTGGCTATCTTGGCTCCTTGGCAGGTTATACATACGTCCACGAAGTCATGGCTGATCCCTTGATTCGGCAAGCCGTCGATCATTTGATGGCAGAAGTTACGCCCACACTTCAACCTGTACCTGGAATTGATTTAGATAATTATAAAAAGACCTTAATTGAACGTTTTGCCAATCCTAAGATTCGGGATCAACTGCCGCGTCTTTGCCTCAATAGCTCCGCCAAAATGCCAAAATTTGTTTTAGGGTCAGTTCGTGATGCGCTGCAACAAGGAGCAGCAATTGAATACATGAGCCTAACGGTTGCTGCTTGGTTCCGTTACCTCAATGGAAACGATGACCAAGGTAATACCATTCCCATTGATGACCCAATAGCAGGTACTCTGACTCAATTAGCTCATTTAAATGGCAGCGATGCCAAACCATTGCTCAACCTCACTGAGATTTTTGGCGATTTGTCCCAGTCATCACATTTTGTTGAGTCAGTTACGAATCATTTACATAGATTGTATGAGTTTGGAGCAAAAGAAACACTAGTACTCAACCATACTAAATCGGATAGGTAA
- a CDS encoding ABC transporter ATP-binding protein, with protein MSTVALRNIHKTYADTEIIKGIDLDVGDREFVVFVGPSGCGKSTLLRMIAGLEEISSGDLLIDGQKVNDVPPDKRGLAMVFQTYALYPHMTVAENMAFSLRLAGMQKAQRYERAREVARILQLEPLLNRKPKELSGGQRQRVAIGRALVRNPKVFLFDEPLSNLDASLRVQMRIELASLHDSLQATMIYVTHDQVEAMTLADKIVVLQGGIIEQMGSPLELYHHPRNLFVAGFIGSPKMNFISVTVSAVNDSGATVRLPGDASVTIPVKPKTLSVGDRATLGIRPEHLRLDQSNPSVNGEVLVVERLGGETFLYIKIAGGETIVVQTDGDNPANMHDYVPIYINGELCHLFDRNGEAIPKVHRHHLTQNESHEQQYQHRLSNQAE; from the coding sequence ATGTCAACAGTTGCTTTAAGAAATATCCATAAAACCTATGCTGACACAGAGATTATCAAAGGCATTGATCTCGATGTGGGCGATCGCGAATTTGTGGTTTTCGTTGGCCCCTCCGGCTGTGGAAAATCAACCTTACTCCGCATGATTGCTGGACTAGAAGAAATTTCCTCCGGCGATCTACTCATTGATGGACAAAAAGTCAATGATGTGCCACCCGATAAACGTGGTTTAGCAATGGTGTTTCAAACTTATGCCTTATATCCCCACATGACAGTGGCAGAAAATATGGCCTTTAGCCTCCGGCTTGCGGGTATGCAGAAAGCCCAGCGTTATGAAAGGGCGCGTGAAGTCGCTCGCATTCTGCAACTGGAGCCACTTTTGAACCGGAAGCCCAAAGAGCTATCAGGAGGACAACGGCAACGTGTGGCGATCGGTCGTGCTTTGGTACGTAATCCCAAAGTATTTTTGTTTGATGAGCCACTGTCTAACCTGGATGCTTCATTGCGGGTGCAGATGCGGATTGAGCTTGCCAGTTTACACGACAGCTTACAAGCCACGATGATTTATGTTACCCACGATCAAGTTGAGGCAATGACCCTTGCCGACAAGATTGTGGTGTTGCAGGGCGGCATCATCGAACAAATGGGTTCTCCCCTGGAACTTTACCACCATCCCCGCAATCTATTCGTTGCTGGATTTATTGGTTCACCGAAAATGAACTTTATTTCGGTGACAGTTTCAGCCGTCAATGACTCTGGAGCAACAGTCAGACTCCCTGGTGACGCAAGCGTAACGATTCCGGTAAAACCCAAAACCCTTTCAGTTGGGGATAGAGCAACATTAGGGATTCGTCCCGAACATCTGCGGCTCGATCAAAGCAACCCAAGCGTGAATGGTGAAGTATTAGTCGTAGAACGATTAGGCGGAGAAACCTTTCTCTACATCAAAATTGCGGGTGGCGAAACTATAGTTGTGCAAACAGACGGAGATAATCCAGCCAACATGCACGATTACGTTCCGATTTACATTAATGGTGAGCTTTGCCATCTGTTTGATCGCAACGGTGAAGCTATCCCCAAAGTTCATCGTCACCACCTAACCCAGAATGAATCCCATGAACAGCAATATCAGCACAGACTCAGCAATCAAGCTGAATGA
- a CDS encoding carbohydrate ABC transporter permease: MARKTSKIWLWTLLGWLAACILFFPIFWMFLTSFKTEVAAVSTPPELFFRPTLENYIAIQDRANYFNYAFNSVAISLGSTIVALLLAVPAAYAMAFFPTKRTKGTLLWMLSTKMLPPVGVLVPIYILCRNAGLLDTHIGLIIIYTLINLPIVVWMIYSFFKEVPKEILEADRMDGATTQQELVHVLLPLAVPGIASTALLSIILSWNEAFWSLNLTTADAAPLTAFIASFSSPQGLFWAKLSAASTLAIAPILIFGWLSQRQLVRGLTFGAVK, from the coding sequence ATGGCACGTAAAACCTCGAAGATTTGGCTATGGACATTGCTCGGCTGGCTTGCTGCCTGCATATTGTTTTTTCCAATTTTCTGGATGTTTCTTACCAGTTTCAAAACTGAAGTAGCGGCAGTTTCAACTCCCCCTGAGTTGTTTTTCCGCCCGACATTGGAGAATTATATTGCCATCCAAGACCGGGCAAATTATTTCAATTATGCGTTTAACAGCGTAGCGATTTCCCTGGGATCGACTATAGTTGCGCTGCTGCTTGCCGTACCTGCCGCTTATGCAATGGCATTTTTCCCAACCAAACGCACCAAGGGCACTTTACTCTGGATGCTGTCCACCAAAATGCTGCCACCCGTTGGTGTGCTAGTACCAATCTACATTTTGTGTCGCAACGCCGGACTGCTGGATACTCACATCGGTTTGATTATTATTTATACCCTGATTAATTTGCCCATCGTCGTCTGGATGATTTACAGCTTCTTTAAAGAAGTTCCCAAAGAAATTCTCGAAGCCGATCGCATGGATGGAGCAACCACACAGCAAGAACTTGTGCATGTGTTGTTGCCATTAGCAGTACCCGGAATTGCATCCACTGCCTTGCTTTCGATTATTTTGTCATGGAACGAAGCATTTTGGAGCTTAAACTTGACAACAGCAGATGCCGCCCCACTTACAGCCTTTATTGCTTCATTCTCCAGCCCTCAAGGATTATTTTGGGCAAAACTTTCGGCAGCATCAACACTAGCGATCGCACCCATCCTTATTTTTGGTTGGCTGAGTCAACGACAGTTAGTGCGGGGTCTGACTTTTGGTGCTGTGAAGTAG
- a CDS encoding carbohydrate ABC transporter permease, which yields MSSSLAVKPQHETPPPTKQRTTRQVSTLPLVAPSVVLLLLWMIVPLVMTVWFSFQRYNLLNPDARKFIGIENFTFILSDSALWTSIAITIVLVVSVLVITIGLGTLLAVLFDQDFYGRGVARVLAISPFFVMPTVSALIWKNMLMHPVNGLFAQITRGLGLGAIDWFASVPLLAIIIIVSWEWLPFALLILLTAIQSLDRDQLEAARMDGANAIALFRFVMLPHLSRAISVVAMIETIFFLTIFAEIFVTTGGGPGLATTNLAYYIFLKALLEFDVGGASAGGLIAVILANIVAIFLMRSVARNLDT from the coding sequence ATGTCTTCTTCATTAGCGGTAAAACCTCAACACGAAACGCCACCACCCACAAAGCAACGGACTACGCGGCAAGTGTCAACCTTACCTCTGGTTGCGCCTTCGGTCGTTCTCCTACTGCTGTGGATGATTGTGCCTCTGGTGATGACCGTATGGTTTTCCTTTCAGCGTTATAACTTGCTGAATCCAGATGCACGTAAATTCATTGGGATTGAAAATTTCACTTTCATCCTCAGTGACTCAGCTTTATGGACATCGATCGCTATCACAATAGTTTTGGTTGTTTCTGTTTTAGTAATCACAATTGGTCTAGGTACATTACTAGCAGTACTATTTGACCAAGACTTTTATGGTCGTGGAGTGGCGCGGGTGCTGGCAATTTCACCATTTTTCGTGATGCCCACAGTTAGCGCCCTGATCTGGAAAAATATGCTGATGCATCCAGTGAATGGGCTGTTTGCTCAAATTACTAGAGGTTTGGGTTTAGGAGCGATCGATTGGTTTGCCAGCGTTCCCTTGCTTGCCATCATTATTATTGTGTCCTGGGAATGGTTGCCCTTTGCCCTACTGATTTTATTGACTGCAATTCAGTCACTCGATCGCGATCAATTAGAAGCTGCGCGGATGGATGGTGCAAATGCGATCGCTCTATTCCGTTTTGTCATGCTACCCCATCTGAGCCGCGCCATTTCTGTGGTTGCCATGATTGAGACAATTTTCTTCCTGACAATCTTTGCCGAAATCTTTGTTACCACAGGCGGCGGGCCAGGACTTGCAACCACTAATCTAGCTTATTACATCTTCTTAAAAGCCTTGCTGGAATTCGATGTCGGCGGTGCTTCAGCTGGTGGATTAATTGCCGTAATCCTTGCCAACATCGTGGCAATCTTTTTGATGCGTAGTGTTGCCCGTAATTTGGATACTTAA
- a CDS encoding ABC transporter substrate-binding protein, with protein sequence MRIHRFAKVVAAFLAGVMLAQLLYACSPRGLRLATPTQAAEKTKLTIATVNNGDMVVMQGLSRKFEQANPDIQLWWVVLEENVLRQRTTTDVASQGGQFDVMTIGSYETPIWARRDWLRPLDLGANYDVNDLLKPIREGLSNNGKLYAVPFYGESSMLYYRKDLFEKAGIAVPQQPTYPQIREWASKIHDPAHGVYGVCLRGKPGWGENIAFVSTLVNTYGGQWFDMKWQPTINTPAWKEAIAFYVDLLNKYGPPGASSNGFNENLALFSTGKCGMWVDATVAAGLLSNPKESQVYNKVGFARAPIEKYPNGSNWLWAWALAVPKTSKSPEAAQKFVAWATSKEYIQLVAKENGWVAVPPGTRTSTYENPNYRKAAPFAKIVLAAIQSADVTRPSAQPTPYKGVQYVDIPEFQAIGSSVGQTLAAALTNRTSVDQALQQSQKSTERFMKHTGYIE encoded by the coding sequence ATGCGTATCCACCGCTTCGCTAAAGTGGTAGCTGCATTTCTCGCTGGAGTGATGCTGGCGCAACTGCTATATGCTTGCTCACCGCGAGGTCTGCGACTGGCTACGCCTACGCAAGCCGCAGAGAAAACTAAACTAACGATCGCCACTGTTAATAATGGCGATATGGTGGTGATGCAAGGGCTTTCTCGGAAATTTGAGCAAGCTAATCCTGATATTCAACTCTGGTGGGTTGTGCTGGAAGAAAATGTGTTACGCCAACGCACAACTACAGATGTTGCTAGCCAGGGTGGGCAGTTTGATGTCATGACCATTGGTTCTTATGAAACACCAATCTGGGCTAGACGGGATTGGTTAAGACCCTTGGATCTAGGCGCAAACTATGACGTAAACGACTTGCTCAAACCTATACGAGAAGGACTTTCCAATAACGGCAAACTATATGCCGTGCCATTCTATGGGGAAAGTTCCATGCTGTACTACCGAAAAGACTTGTTTGAAAAAGCCGGGATTGCGGTTCCTCAACAGCCAACTTATCCCCAAATAAGAGAATGGGCAAGCAAAATCCACGACCCAGCGCATGGGGTTTATGGAGTTTGCTTGCGCGGAAAACCCGGTTGGGGTGAAAACATCGCATTTGTTTCCACATTGGTTAATACCTATGGTGGACAGTGGTTTGATATGAAGTGGCAACCAACGATTAATACTCCAGCTTGGAAAGAGGCGATCGCCTTTTATGTCGATTTGCTCAACAAATATGGGCCGCCAGGAGCTAGTTCTAATGGATTCAATGAGAATTTGGCATTATTCTCGACTGGTAAATGCGGTATGTGGGTAGATGCAACCGTTGCTGCCGGGTTGTTATCCAATCCCAAAGAATCCCAAGTGTATAACAAAGTTGGCTTTGCCCGTGCGCCAATTGAAAAATATCCCAACGGCTCAAATTGGCTTTGGGCTTGGGCGCTAGCGGTTCCAAAAACCTCAAAATCACCCGAAGCCGCACAAAAATTCGTTGCTTGGGCAACATCAAAGGAATACATTCAACTAGTTGCTAAGGAAAATGGCTGGGTTGCTGTACCACCAGGGACTCGGACTTCCACTTATGAGAATCCCAACTATCGAAAAGCTGCACCCTTTGCAAAAATCGTGCTGGCAGCAATCCAATCTGCTGATGTTACCCGTCCATCTGCACAACCAACTCCTTATAAGGGAGTTCAATATGTGGATATTCCAGAGTTTCAGGCGATCGGTTCTTCAGTCGGACAAACCTTGGCGGCGGCGCTAACCAATCGAACTTCGGTAGACCAAGCGTTACAGCAATCGCAGAAATCCACTGAACGTTTCATGAAACACACGGGTTATATCGAATAA
- a CDS encoding SDR family NAD(P)-dependent oxidoreductase, giving the protein MTAKATYQFAGKTILITGGAGDIGKATAHRFAANGAAIALLDLNEPKMADVAGELKGYNVPVGTFGCDVTASDDVAKAFTGAVKQFGRIDYVFNNAGYQGVFAKTDEYPEDDFQKVIDINVVGVFYILKAAAQQLRDAGGGAIVNMASYAGVVGPPNMLAYAASKFAVIGITQTAAKDLAPYGIRVNALSPALIGPGFMWTRQTELQAAVGSQYFDADPKVVEQQMINSIPMRRLGSLEEVANGVAFLMSEEASYITGFNLEVTGG; this is encoded by the coding sequence ATGACGGCAAAAGCAACTTATCAATTTGCAGGTAAGACGATCCTAATTACTGGCGGTGCAGGAGATATTGGCAAGGCAACTGCACATCGTTTTGCTGCCAATGGTGCAGCAATAGCCTTGCTAGATTTGAATGAACCAAAGATGGCAGATGTGGCTGGGGAACTAAAAGGTTACAACGTTCCAGTTGGCACGTTTGGTTGTGATGTTACAGCTAGTGATGATGTTGCCAAAGCTTTTACTGGCGCTGTAAAGCAGTTTGGGCGGATCGACTATGTATTTAATAATGCGGGTTATCAAGGAGTGTTTGCCAAGACTGACGAATATCCTGAAGACGACTTTCAAAAGGTGATCGACATTAACGTTGTCGGCGTTTTCTACATTCTCAAGGCGGCTGCACAGCAATTACGCGATGCAGGTGGAGGCGCGATCGTTAATATGGCGAGTTATGCAGGGGTAGTTGGGCCACCAAATATGTTGGCTTATGCTGCTTCAAAGTTTGCAGTGATTGGAATTACTCAGACGGCAGCGAAAGACTTGGCTCCTTATGGCATTCGGGTGAATGCACTCTCGCCTGCGTTGATTGGCCCTGGTTTTATGTGGACGCGACAAACCGAATTGCAAGCAGCAGTGGGATCGCAGTACTTTGATGCCGATCCCAAAGTAGTTGAGCAACAGATGATTAATTCAATACCAATGCGGCGTTTAGGAAGCCTGGAAGAGGTGGCAAATGGGGTAGCGTTTTTGATGAGTGAAGAGGCAAGCTACATTACTGGGTTTAACTTAGAGGTGACTGGGGGATAA